In one window of Zhihengliuella sp. ISTPL4 DNA:
- the speB gene encoding agmatinase, whose amino-acid sequence MTDNIGPVDASVNPRYSGIATFARLPRIEDVPRADIAVVGIPFDSGVSYRPGTRFGPSHVRESSRLLRPYNPAQDVSPFQLAQVVDAGDIPVNPFDLTEAVSEVERAALALGEQVQRLVTIGGDHTVALPLLRAVAAKHGPVAVLHFDAHLDTWDTYFGAPITHGTPFRRASEEGLIDLTASCHVGTRGPLYSKQDLEDDERLGFSIVSSEYIEEHGVEAAIDRILTRIGDKPLYVSIDIDVLDPAHAPGTGTPEAGGLTSRELLRILRALRDRDIVGADVVEVSPAYDHAQMTGIAASHVVYELVTLLAARLAS is encoded by the coding sequence ATGACCGACAACATCGGCCCCGTCGACGCCTCCGTGAACCCGCGGTACTCCGGCATCGCCACCTTCGCCCGCCTGCCCCGCATCGAGGACGTGCCGCGCGCCGACATCGCCGTGGTCGGCATCCCGTTCGACTCCGGCGTGAGCTACCGTCCCGGCACCCGCTTCGGTCCGTCGCACGTGCGGGAGTCGTCCCGACTGCTGCGCCCCTACAACCCCGCGCAGGACGTGTCGCCGTTCCAGCTGGCCCAGGTGGTGGACGCCGGCGACATCCCGGTGAACCCCTTCGACCTCACCGAGGCGGTCAGCGAGGTCGAGCGTGCGGCCCTGGCCCTCGGCGAGCAGGTGCAGCGCCTCGTCACGATCGGCGGCGACCACACCGTGGCCCTTCCGCTGCTGCGCGCCGTCGCCGCGAAGCACGGACCCGTCGCGGTCCTCCACTTCGACGCCCACCTCGACACGTGGGACACCTACTTCGGGGCCCCCATCACGCACGGCACCCCCTTCCGTCGCGCGAGCGAGGAGGGGCTGATCGACCTCACCGCGAGCTGCCACGTCGGCACCCGCGGACCCCTGTACTCGAAGCAGGACCTCGAGGACGACGAGCGCCTCGGCTTCTCCATCGTCTCCAGCGAGTACATCGAGGAGCACGGGGTGGAGGCGGCGATCGACCGCATCCTCACCCGCATCGGTGACAAGCCGCTGTACGTCTCGATCGACATCGACGTGCTCGACCCCGCGCACGCGCCCGGCACGGGGACCCCCGAGGCCGGGGGGCTCACGAGCCGCGAGTTGCTGCGCATCCTCCGGGCGCTGCGCGACCGCGACATCGTCGGCGCCGACGTCGTGGAGGTGTCGCCCGCGTACGACCACGCCCAGATGACCGGGATCGCCGCGAGCCACGTCGTATACGAGCTGGTGACCCTTCTCGCCGCCCGACTCGCCTCCTGA
- a CDS encoding serine protein kinase RIO has protein sequence MTESPASSEAPSFDATAFDSLETALSFAEVEPGPNQRWTTWPSSTPTERGPEPRPAWVVTSAGALDTELGILKTGKEADVFLLERAVPDDPAQRTLLAAKRYRGIENRSFQRSAVYTEGRSTRNTRDTRALAKKTAHGREVAAAQWSLAEFEALCRMWERGAPVPYPVQVSGTEVLMEFLGDDRGIAAPRLAQVRGSNAEMQEYFAQVVKLLRVFAAAGFAHGDLSAYNLLVHEGRVRVIDLPQIVDVIANPQGLDLLHRDCVNVCEGFARRRVECDAEALFADLLGTLF, from the coding sequence GTGACCGAATCCCCCGCTTCCTCGGAAGCCCCGTCCTTCGACGCCACCGCCTTCGACTCCCTCGAGACCGCCCTCTCCTTCGCCGAGGTCGAGCCCGGCCCGAACCAGCGCTGGACCACCTGGCCGTCATCCACCCCCACCGAGCGGGGGCCGGAACCCCGCCCCGCCTGGGTGGTGACCTCCGCCGGCGCCCTGGACACCGAGCTCGGCATCCTGAAGACCGGCAAGGAGGCCGACGTGTTTCTGCTGGAGCGCGCCGTGCCCGACGACCCCGCGCAGCGCACCCTCCTCGCCGCCAAGCGCTACCGCGGCATCGAGAACCGGAGCTTCCAGCGATCCGCTGTCTACACCGAGGGGCGCAGCACGCGGAACACCCGCGATACGCGCGCCCTCGCCAAGAAGACCGCCCACGGACGGGAGGTCGCCGCGGCGCAGTGGTCGCTCGCGGAGTTCGAGGCCCTGTGCCGGATGTGGGAGCGCGGCGCCCCGGTGCCCTATCCCGTGCAGGTCAGCGGTACCGAGGTGCTCATGGAGTTCCTCGGCGACGACCGGGGCATCGCGGCGCCCCGGCTCGCGCAGGTACGCGGGTCGAACGCCGAGATGCAGGAGTACTTCGCGCAGGTGGTCAAGCTCCTGCGCGTCTTCGCCGCCGCGGGTTTCGCGCACGGCGACCTCTCCGCGTACAACCTCCTCGTGCACGAGGGGCGCGTGCGAGTGATCGACCTCCCGCAGATCGTCGACGTGATCGCGAATCCGCAGGGCCTCGACCTCCTGCACCGCGACTGCGTCAACGTGTGCGAGGGGTTCGCCCGGCGGCGCGTGGAGTGCGACGCCGAGGCCCTGTTCGCCGACCTCCTCGGGACCCTGTTCTGA